From the Halobacterium zhouii genome, the window CGCCGGCGGCGAAGCGGTCCCGGAGGCGGTTCCGCATCCGGTAGGCAGGGGTCGCCGCTGTCGCGCCGACCCGGACCGGAAGCGACTGGTCTGTCCCGACGAACGCCTCGATATCGTTGATTCGCTCGTACTTCACGAACTCGCCGAGACCGTGGTCGGTCCAGCGTTCGGTGTCCATCTTCAGAACGCCCCGGCGCGCCGCCTCCGTGGCGTACGTGATCGTCGCCGCGGCGTCGTCCCAGCAGGTGGTCTTCAGCCAGCGGGAGAGGTCGGCCATCAGGCCGTTGCGGCGGTGGTCGGGGTGGACGACCAGGTCGACGAGTTGGTGAACGGTGGCCGTTCGGTCGCCCAGTCGCAGCGGGAGCGGGACGTACGGGCGGACGGCGGCGATCTCCCCGTCGCGTTCGGCGACCACGACGGGGACGTCGTCGGCGTACGGGTTCTGTTCGTACTTCCACGCGAACCACGAGTCCGAACAGTCGCTGAACGCCAACCGGTAGAGGTCGAGGAACGCCGCCCGGTCCCGGTTCTCGTACCACCGAATCCGGTACGCTCCCGTTTCCGTCCCCCTCGACTGTATCGCCTTCTGCGCCGCCATACCTTCGACTGCGCCCGACACCGGGTTAAGAATGAACGGCCTACGGGCAGTAGATACCTGCTACACGGTTCTGGATACCTTGTGGGAAGGTCCGCGTCTTCATCCGGCAGGCATCGTCGGCCGGGCCACCGAATCGAAACGAATAAAGACGAACCCCCGCCTTGCTATGAATGCGTGCCTGGGTAGCTTAGCGGTAAAGCGCGTCCTTGGTAAGGACGAGACCCCGGATTCAAATTCCGGCCTAGGCTCTTTCTCGAACGGCATCGAACGCGGAGTTTCATCTCCGCGTTCCCGAGTGAAAGAACCGCCGACCGAGATTTGAATCCCTGCGAGTCGCAGTCCGCACAGGCGAACGCAGTGAGCCGAGCAGAACCGTCCCGCTCCGGATTCAAATTCCGGCCTAGGCTTTTTCCGAGTGGCCATCTGCGGAGCGACAGCAATGTCGAACGCAGAGGTCCGCCTCTATGCTGCTCGCTCGCGAACGAAAGTACGGAAAGGGAGTGGGGAGTGCAGAACGCGCGGCGGGAGTGGGGAGGAGTACACTCCGCGCGTCCAGTCGGCAGAACTCGCGGTTCGACCATAAAGATTTGTCAGACAGAGCGCCGACGCAGTCCGCCAGCCCGGTTCACGTTGGACAGTTACCACGTAGCGGAAGACACAAACCACGAGAATGTACAGTACTGTCCATGAGACGTCGCACATTTCTCGGAACAGCGGGCATCGCCGGACTCGGCGCGCTCGCCGGATGTTCGACCGCTGCCGGCAGCGTCGCGCCGCCGAGCATCCCCGAACAGGCGCTGTCGGACGGTGGCTGGAAGCAGACCGACCGCACGGAGCAGACGGTGTTCGAGAAGTCCTACGGCCCGATGACGGTCACCGGGAAGTCGACGACGCTCACGTACACGGACGCGGAACTCGCGAAGTCCGTCGAGGAGAAGACCCTCGGCCGCATCCAGGGCGACCTCGCCATCTTCGCGGCGTCCCACATCAACTTCTCGCCGGACCTCAACAACCTCCCGGCGGCCATCGGCCGCAAGGAAGTTCTCAATCGGACGGAAACGGCAGCGCGCGACCAGTTCGAGGCGCGGATGCGAGACGCCGGCCTGGTCGAGGTCACGAAGACGGGCGAGCAGGACTTCGAGACGGACTCCGGCGCGACAGCGAGTCTCACCACGTACGAGTCGTCGTTCCCCGTCGAGGAGATGACCTACGACGCTGGCGGGAAGACGCTCACACTCGACGTCGACGCCATCTCGGTCGCGGGCGACCTCGCGGTGTGGAACGAGGGCGATTACGTCGTCGTCGCGGGCGGCGCGTACCCCGCGGAGAACGTCGCGAAGACGACGACGAAGCAGCTTTCGGAAGCCATCTCGGTGACGGTGAACATCGACCTCGGGCTGACGCCCGAGGCGTACCGCGAGGAGGTTCGGGGCCTCGTCGCCACAACAGAGTAGGCGCGCGAACCCGAACGTGTCCCCGATGACGACCTGGAGAAACCTATTCGAGCGCGCGAGCGAGTGCGGCGCGAGCGTCGAGGACGTCCGCGCCGCGCTCGACGACCGGCGCGAAGACCCCGAAAACGGCGGGACCAGAAGCAGCAGGACAGGAAGCGACGGGACCGGAAGCGATGAAACCGGAGGCGAGAGCGATGGGTGACCGCGAGGCAGACGTGCATCCGGCGCGCGTCGCTGCCGACGCCGACGTGCTCGCCGCGGACGTCTTCGTGGACGGGGACGCGCGGCGCGCGCTCGACTGCGTGCGCTCGCACTCGTGGGTGGAGCTCGTTGTGAGCGAACCGCTGCTCGACGACGCCGAGTCGGTGGTCGAAGCACTCGGCGACGCCGGCCTCGCCGCCGACTGGCGCGAGCGCGTCGAGTCGCTCGCGACGCTCGTCGAACACCCGGAGGGCGACCATCCGGCGCTCGCCGCGGCGTACCACGGCGACGCAGCGCACGTCCTCACGTACGACGAGGCGCTCGGCTCGGCCAGAACTGGGATGAAGCTGAAAGAGCGCGTCGACGTCAGCGTGAAACCACCTGACGGGTTCGCGACGCTGTTCGATCCCGAACGGCTCTACCCCGAGGTGGTGGGCGGGGAGTACCCCGGCCCGGACCGCGACCCCCGCGAGTAGCTGTTCTCGGTCGGCGTTCAGCGCTCGGCCAGCCAGTCAGCGAGTTTCGCGAGCGCCCGGCCGCGGTGGCTGAGCGCGTTCTTCGCTTCGGTGTTCATCTCCGCGAACGTCTCGCCGTCGTGCTCGAAGATGGGGTCGTAGCCGAACCCGCCGTCGCCCCGCGGCGCGACGATGCGGCCCTGGACCGCGCCGTCGAACGTCTCCGTTGTCTCGCCGTCGGTGAACGCGACCGTACAGCGGAACGCTGCGCGGCGGTTGTCGAGCGTCTCCGCGACCCGCCAGACGCGCTCGACGCCGAGCGTGTCCTCGACGTACGAGGAGTACGGCCCGGGGAACCCGCCGACGGCGTTCACGAACAGACCGGCGTCGTCGACGATGACCGGGACGTCGTCGTCGCGGGCGTCGAAGGCCTCGCGCGCGCCGTGGGCCGCGATGTCCGCGAGGCTGTCGCTCTGTATCTCCGT encodes:
- a CDS encoding GNAT family N-acetyltransferase; this translates as MAAQKAIQSRGTETGAYRIRWYENRDRAAFLDLYRLAFSDCSDSWFAWKYEQNPYADDVPVVVAERDGEIAAVRPYVPLPLRLGDRTATVHQLVDLVVHPDHRRNGLMADLSRWLKTTCWDDAAATITYATEAARRGVLKMDTERWTDHGLGEFVKYERINDIEAFVGTDQSLPVRVGATAATPAYRMRNRLRDRFAAGDSTVTVTRHEAVPVNLLSELYEATQPATAHVERGATFYGWRFAEPGREFVTYVAERDAKPVAAVVVSTDHDPGTPSTANLVEVLPLDGGSESADAFSALLSRITADYSWIDHLCAAGGTIPPSVFAAHGFERADTFPISRFVDPIYRLVCPLGAVADDPGATARLTGEHDWMTSLCIRLLG
- a CDS encoding DUF6517 family protein, which gives rise to MRRRTFLGTAGIAGLGALAGCSTAAGSVAPPSIPEQALSDGGWKQTDRTEQTVFEKSYGPMTVTGKSTTLTYTDAELAKSVEEKTLGRIQGDLAIFAASHINFSPDLNNLPAAIGRKEVLNRTETAARDQFEARMRDAGLVEVTKTGEQDFETDSGATASLTTYESSFPVEEMTYDAGGKTLTLDVDAISVAGDLAVWNEGDYVVVAGGAYPAENVAKTTTKQLSEAISVTVNIDLGLTPEAYREEVRGLVATTE
- a CDS encoding DUF7384 family protein, with protein sequence MGDREADVHPARVAADADVLAADVFVDGDARRALDCVRSHSWVELVVSEPLLDDAESVVEALGDAGLAADWRERVESLATLVEHPEGDHPALAAAYHGDAAHVLTYDEALGSARTGMKLKERVDVSVKPPDGFATLFDPERLYPEVVGGEYPGPDRDPRE
- the rdgB gene encoding RdgB/HAM1 family non-canonical purine NTP pyrophosphatase, which produces MQPLRFVTTNSGKVREAEEYLEGRYDVEQLDYDYTEIQSDSLADIAAHGAREAFDARDDDVPVIVDDAGLFVNAVGGFPGPYSSYVEDTLGVERVWRVAETLDNRRAAFRCTVAFTDGETTETFDGAVQGRIVAPRGDGGFGYDPIFEHDGETFAEMNTEAKNALSHRGRALAKLADWLAER